In Panicum virgatum strain AP13 chromosome 4N, P.virgatum_v5, whole genome shotgun sequence, a single window of DNA contains:
- the LOC120670819 gene encoding probable calcium-binding protein CML30: MAPLLLLFILGGLCALFSLTTSSRAGAKKCGDVKSAGAGKDGSEGEAAARGDGARKQARPDPEADLGIVFSTFDHDGDGFITAVELEESLRRLGIAMSADEAAAMVARVDANSDGLIDIHEFRELYDSIPKKRKHQHPAADLGAASREVPVEDAEEEEAGEEEEEERDLREAFDVFDGNKDGLISAEELGTVLGSLGLRRAGAGRPAVAECRDMIRLVDSDGDGMVSFEEFKRMMTVVKA; encoded by the coding sequence ATGGCGCCTCTGCTCCTGCTCTTCATCCTCGGCGGCCTCTGCGCCCTCTTCTCGCTcaccacctcctcgcgcgccggCGCCAAGAAGTGCGGCGACGTCAAGAGCGCAGGCGCCGGCAAGGACGGCAgcgagggggaggcggcggcgcggggggacGGGGCGAGGAAGCAGGCGCGGCCCGACCCGGAGGCGGACCTGGGCATCGTCTTCTCCACGTTCGaccacgacggcgacggcttCATCACGGCGGTCGAGCTGGAGGAGTCGCTGCGCCGGCTCGGCATCGCCATGTCCGCCGAcgaggccgccgccatggtGGCGCGCGTCGACGCCAACAGCGACGGGCTCATCGACATCCACGAGTTCCGGGAGCTCTACGACTCCATACCCAAGAAGCGGAAGCACCAGCACCCCGCCGCCGATCTCGGCGCGGCGAGTAGGGAGGTGCCCGTGGAGgacgccgaggaagaagaggccggggaggaggaggaggaggagagggaccTGCGGGAGGCGTTCGACGTCTTCGACGGCAACAAGGACGGGCTCATCTCCGCTGAGGAGCTCGGCACCGTGCTGGGCTCCCTCGgcctgcgccgcgccggcgccggcaggcCCGCCGTCGCCGAGTGCCGCGACATGATACGCCtcgtcgacagcgacggcgacggcatGGTCAGCTTCGAGGAGTTCAAGCGCATGATGACCGTCGTCAAGGCCTaa
- the LOC120670889 gene encoding 40S ribosomal protein S30-like gives MGKVHGSLARAGKVRGQTPKVAKQDKKKKPRGRAYKRMQYNRRFVTAVVGFGKKRGPNSSEK, from the exons ATGG GTAAGGTGCACGGATCGTTGGCCCGTGCCGGGAAGGTCCGCGGCCAGACGCCCAAGGTGGCGAAgcaggacaagaagaagaagccccGCGGCCGCGCGTACAAGAGGATGCAGTACAACCGCCGATTCGTCACCGCCGTCGTCGGCTTCGGCAAGAAGCGCGGGCCCAACTCATCCGAGAAGtag